DNA sequence from the Deltaproteobacteria bacterium genome:
ATTGATAGAATAGGTGCTTATGAATGCGGATGGGCATAAATAACATAAATGCCCATCCGCGCACTTTGCCTTTACCTAGGCGCAGGTCTTTCTACCTTTTTTCCCCTTACACCTCCCAGAACAGCACTCGGCATTAGTTGTGCATGACTCGCCTTTCGCCTTTAATGTGCACCCCGTGCAGACATTTAGACTTTCATCACAAGCCTGTCCAACGCACGGATTGCTGCCGGGCTGGCAATCGCCACTTACGCATAACTCAGCGCCATTGCAAAATAGTCCGTCATCGCATTCAGCATTTGCAGTGCATCCTCCAGTCGAAGGATCCAAAAACTCTGCAACCTGACTGTAATAAGCAGCCAATGCTCCATCTACAGTTGCATTGGAAACTGAGTCGCATACGTCATTGCAGTTATACCCACAGCAACCGGAAAGCTGCCCAACAACCTCGCCGTTTGCATTGACTACTGGCGAACCGCTACTTCCACCATCTATAGCTCCGTCTATATCTCTACTATAAATGCGATCTCCCCTAGGCCATTCCCAGCAGGTAGCTGCTGTCGTGCTTACCTGATGATGCGAATAAACCTGTGGGCCAAAATTTGGATTACTCACGCGATACAAATTTGCTCCATTAGAGAAAGCAATAGCCGACGCATTCCAACCCAAAAACACGGCTCCAATTGGAAGGCCACCGTTACCTAGCTTAAGCAAAGTAAAGTCTGCATCTGCCCCAGTCGCTAACACTGTAGCGCCAGTTGTGTATGGCGCTGGGTTAACGGGACAAGTTCCGTTACAGACATCTGTGGTGTAATTAAAGTAAGTCTCAAGTGTGCTATTGCTTGTACTCAAACAATGATTAGCAGTGAGAAACAACTTTTCTTGAGTGCTATCATTCGTATCGGCAATAAGCCCTCCTGTGCAACTATAAATGTAAAACCCAGCAATCCATTCCATCTTCGCCACTGCTCGCGCTGCATTCGCAGCTGGGCCGAGGTCAGCACAGTTAGCATCAATTACGCAATCCTCATTTCCACATTGTCCGGACGACCATTCGGACAGCTCTTTAGAGTTAAGAAAATTCCTGCCAATATAACCTAAGTCGCTAAGGGTAAATTTAACTTTCTTCAAATCCTCTTTAGTTGGGAGCGTTTGAAACTTTACAACAACACTTATGCGTTCAGAGAAAATAGCGCCAGTCCAAAAATCCCCATCCCCATTCGGACCTTTAGCCTCATAAGGCCCTCGAACATCTCCACCTCTGCTAAAGACGTAAAGCTTGACACCATCAGGCAAAGAAAAATCGACAAAATGCAATCGCAATGCCTGAGCTTCTGGCGATTTAATTGACGCCGCCCAAATTAGTCCGCCGCCCTTAGTTTGGCGAATCACGCCAGCATTAGGTTGACCATCAGCCAATCCCGCAATGCTAATTAAAGTAGGAATAGACTTTACCAACCCAACGCGTAAAGGCACTCCACCTCGCGGCTGTGGTTTTGCTAACTCACTTCTCTCTTCCTCAGTTAGCGTCACAGTGACTGGCACATTATCAATATCCCTTGGGAAATCAGCCGATAGGGAAGAAAAAAGCTCAGCCTGTCTTACCGTATGCGCCTTTTCATCCAATCCGTTCTTAACAACCTCCGGTGAGTTGCTAAAAGTCGACTGCCGCTCAGCAAAAGCCGAGGCATTGATGCCCAACAAAAAACAAACTAATATCAAGAATTTAATAGACCTTTTCATATTTACTCCTCTAAGCTTTGAAAGGTTTATAATGGCACGCGTATCATAACCAACTGTCATGACTATATACACCCATGCTGCAAATTTGTCGAAAAAGATACTAAATTCTTTAAGTATGCGTGAGGACTGTGCTTTTAATAGTAGCAGACAGGGCCTTCCGTTAGCAGTATCCTGCCTCTTGGTTCTAGGGTTTTTCTTACGGCTATTTTATCTAAGCTATACTGACTACGATGAGCGGATGTATGACGTCACTTTGCCGACGGGACATCTCGACTACATAACTCATGTTGCAACGACTTTGAGCCTTCCGAATCCATTGGAGAGCTGGGAATATCACCAGCCGCCGCTTTACTATTGTTTGGCAGCAGCTATTTTTAAGATTACTTCTTCTCTCGAATTTTCGCAGCAAGTGTTATCTCTTCAACTCCTGTCACTTGCCTTTGCCATGATATTTCTCATCGTGGCCGCAAAATGTTTTCATCTGCTTTTTGCCTCTACGCATTCACAAATTCTAGCAAACAGCTTTGTAATATTCTGGCCTTCGAGCATTTTGCATTCTACGCGCATAGGAAATGACGCCTCTTACTACGCGATTTATAGTATTGGGTTTTACTTTGTTCTAAAATATTTTTTTAGCAATAAGCCAACTAATCTCGTAATTGCGTCAATATTTGCTGCTTTATCCACATTGACGAAGGCAAATGGCCTAATATTAGTTTCAATTGTTCTCGCAGCCATGCTTTTAGCGATCCGCAGGCGAGATATTTGTAAAGACAACTATGGAACTGGAGTTAGTATTTTTGTTATATTATTGCTTGGCGTAGCACTAAGTTTCGGAGACAATTTCTACTGGCAGTTGCAGCACGGAGCAAGTGGAACAGATTGGCTCTTAGGCGATTCACTGCGCTTTATGAATCCCGAGCTCAGAATCCGAAAT
Encoded proteins:
- a CDS encoding trypsin-like peptidase domain-containing protein; protein product: MKRSIKFLILVCFLLGINASAFAERQSTFSNSPEVVKNGLDEKAHTVRQAELFSSLSADFPRDIDNVPVTVTLTEEERSELAKPQPRGGVPLRVGLVKSIPTLISIAGLADGQPNAGVIRQTKGGGLIWAASIKSPEAQALRLHFVDFSLPDGVKLYVFSRGGDVRGPYEAKGPNGDGDFWTGAIFSERISVVVKFQTLPTKEDLKKVKFTLSDLGYIGRNFLNSKELSEWSSGQCGNEDCVIDANCADLGPAANAARAVAKMEWIAGFYIYSCTGGLIADTNDSTQEKLFLTANHCLSTSNSTLETYFNYTTDVCNGTCPVNPAPYTTGATVLATGADADFTLLKLGNGGLPIGAVFLGWNASAIAFSNGANLYRVSNPNFGPQVYSHHQVSTTAATCWEWPRGDRIYSRDIDGAIDGGSSGSPVVNANGEVVGQLSGCCGYNCNDVCDSVSNATVDGALAAYYSQVAEFLDPSTGGCTANAECDDGLFCNGAELCVSGDCQPGSNPCVGQACDESLNVCTGCTLKAKGESCTTNAECCSGRCKGKKGRKTCA
- a CDS encoding glycosyltransferase family 39 protein, which translates into the protein MREDCAFNSSRQGLPLAVSCLLVLGFFLRLFYLSYTDYDERMYDVTLPTGHLDYITHVATTLSLPNPLESWEYHQPPLYYCLAAAIFKITSSLEFSQQVLSLQLLSLAFAMIFLIVAAKCFHLLFASTHSQILANSFVIFWPSSILHSTRIGNDASYYAIYSIGFYFVLKYFFSNKPTNLVIASIFAALSTLTKANGLILVSIVLAAMLLAIRRRDICKDNYGTGVSIFVILLLGVALSFGDNFYWQLQHGASGTDWLLGDSLRFMNPELRIRNDFLNFFYFDVIAFLSNPFADTWQDEAGRQYFLTTFLKTSLFGEWKYADTPPTCKYIAQAISAMLLLIIPCTIYELLCLTRRRGPFFYPMLLNILIPFIFILCYRVKTSVAPASDFRYILPSLLSMAFFYTKRADGFAQAGSRVATVLMYLLLALFVIFSASFFIALSFEAPRSSS